The following proteins are co-located in the Branchiostoma lanceolatum isolate klBraLanc5 chromosome 16, klBraLanc5.hap2, whole genome shotgun sequence genome:
- the LOC136421392 gene encoding ADP/ATP translocase 2-like, with amino-acid sequence MGAYDVIKDKLKAPKNPFVLESILSGAKNVGMDKETEFWRYFAGNLASGGAAGATSLLIVYPLDFARTRLAADVEAGGKREFDGPCDDLEMIYRTEGIQGLYRGFAVSVAGIIVYRGAYFGMYDTPKADRQFPLERIIRNTNNPTVLLVAPGDISMDKLSEGAMNCFIYVSNEPDVASLRRGNLANVIRSFPTHALNFAFKDKVKIVFLIDDDSLVCLDFF; translated from the exons ATGGGGGCCTACGATGTGATCAAGGATAAG CTTAAGGCCCCAAAGAACCCTTTCGTCCTGGAGAGCATCCTTTCTGGAGCCAAGAAC gTTGGCATGGACAAGGAGACGGAGTTCTGGCGCTACTTTGCCGGAAACCTGGCGTCCGGCGGTGCAGCAGGGGCCACCTCCCTGCTCATCGTCTACCCGTTGGACTTCGCCCGTACCCGCCTGGCCGCTGATGTTGAAGCCGGTGGCAAACGCGAGTTTGACGGCCCCTGCGACGACCTAGAGATGATCTACAGGACCGAAGGCATTCAGGGGCTGTACCGCGGCTTCGCAGTGTCCGTCGCGGGCATCATCGTCTACCGCGGCGCCTATTTCGGCATGTACGACACGCCCAAG GCCGATAGGCAATTCCCCCTAGAGAGGATCATCCGTAACACCAACAACCCCACCGTACTGCTG GTAGCGCCAGGGGACATCTCGATGGACAAACTGTCCGAGGGGGCCATGAACTGCTTCATTTATGTGAGCAATGAGCCGGACGTGGCATCGCTGAGGCGTGGCAACCTGGCCAACGTCATCCGCTCCTTCCCCACCCATGCCTTGAACTTCGCCTTCAAGGACAAGGTCAAGATCGTCTTCTTGATCGACGACGACTCACTGGTATGTTTGGATTTCTTCTAA